A window of the Hordeum vulgare subsp. vulgare chromosome 5H, MorexV3_pseudomolecules_assembly, whole genome shotgun sequence genome harbors these coding sequences:
- the LOC123452518 gene encoding MADS-box transcription factor ANR1-like yields the protein MARGKIVIRRIEKMSSRQVTFSKRRRGLLKKAHELAILCDVQVGVIVFSSTGRLYEYASSTTTTTMGMPSIIHKYQSAREHQQLLNPVSQIMFWEGEVRKLQQEMQILQDHQRKLMGERLSNLGVNDLCLLENQLENSLRCIREKKEQSFANHTVQLNEKMSA from the exons ATGGCTAGGGGCAAGATTGTGATTAGGAGGATTGAGAAGATGAGCAGCAGGCAGGTCACCTTCTCCAAGCGGCGGCGTGGCCTGCTGAAAAAGGCACATGAGCTGGCCATCCTCTGCGATGTCCAGGTTGGCGTCATCGTCTTCTCCTCCACCGGTCGCCTCTACGAGTAtgccagctccaccaccaccaccaccatgggcATGCCTTCAATCATCCATAAGTACCAATCTGCACGGGAGCACCAGCAGCTGTTGAATCCAGTGTCACAAATCATG TTTTGGGAAGGTGAAGTACGGAAATTACAGCAGGAAATGCAGATACTTCAAGATCATCAGCG GAAGCTAATGGGCGAGAGATTATCAAACCTAGGAGTCAACGACTTGTGTTTATTGGAAAATCAACTTGAGAACAGCTTACGCTGTATTAGAGAGAAGAAG GAACAAAGTTTTGCCAACCATACTGTACAACTCAATGAAAAG ATGAGCGCGTGA